The following proteins are encoded in a genomic region of Nicotiana sylvestris chromosome 4, ASM39365v2, whole genome shotgun sequence:
- the LOC104235270 gene encoding LOW QUALITY PROTEIN: actin-100-like (The sequence of the model RefSeq protein was modified relative to this genomic sequence to represent the inferred CDS: inserted 1 base in 1 codon): MAHWKDDQPLVIYNGTGLCIVSGFGGDDCPRAIFETIVGRPRHTGVMVGMGQKYAYVGDEARSKRGILTLKYPIESGIVNNWDDMEQIWHHTFYNELCVAPEEHPVLLTETPRNPKVNREKMTQIMFETFNVPAMYVAIQALLSLYGNGRVTGIVLNSGTSIRQAVPXLEGHALPHAISRINLGGRHLTDYLRKILSESGFTDISHMKKTIAYVALDFEQVIEKAKNCSKSVEKGYELPDRQVINIGAARFRCPEVLFQPSFVGMEATGIHEKIYNSIMRCDIDIRKDLFSNIVLSGGSTMFPGIAERMSKEITAPAPSSMKTNVIAPPERIYSAWIVGSVLASISSFKNSLITKGEYDEFGPSIVHKKCF; encoded by the exons ATGGCTCATTGGAAGGATGATCAACCGCTTGTTATCTACAACGGAACTGGACTGTGCATTGTTA gCGGCTTTGGTGGGGATGATTGTCCAAGGGCTATTTTCGAAACTATAGTTGGTCGTCCTCGTCACACTGGCGTCATGGTTGGAATGGGACAAAAATATGCCTATGTTGGTGATGAAGCTCGGTCTAAAAGAGGTATTCTGACTCTAAAATATCCGATTGAATCTGGTATAGTAAACAACTGGGATGATATGGAACAAATCTGGCACCATACATTTTACAATGAGCTCTGTGTTGCTCCTGAGGAGCATCCCGTTCTTCTGACTGAGACACCACGTAACCCCAAGGTTAACCGAGAGAAAATGACTCAAATCATGTTTGAGACATTCAATGTGCCAGCCATGTATGTCGCAATCCAGGCTCTTCTTTCTCTATATGGTAATGGTCGTGTTACTG GTATTGTGCTTAACTCTGGAACTAGTATTAGACAAGCTGTTC ACCTTGAGGGACATGCACTTCCGCATGCTATCTCGCGGATAAATCTTGGTGGCCGTCATCTTACAGATTATCTCAGGAAGATTCTCTCGGAGAGTGGTTTCACTGATATTTCTCATATGAAGAAGACGATTGCTTATGTTGCACTGGATTTTGAACAGGTGATTGAAAAGGCAAAAAATTGCTCAAAATCAGTTGAGAAGGGCTACGAGCTTCCTGATAGACAAGTCATTAATATTGGTGCAGCGAGATTCCGTTGCCCTGAAGTCCTCTTCCAACCATCATTCGTTGGAATGGAAGCGACAGGCATTCATGAAAAAATCTACAATTCAATCATGAGATGCGATATTGATATTAggaaagatttattttcaaacattGTGCTTAGTGGTGGTTCAACTATGTTTCCTGGTATAGCAGAACGTATGAGCAAGGAAATAACTGCTCCTGCTCCAAGCAGCATGAAGACAAATGTGATTGCACCACCTGAGAGGATATACAGCGCTTGGATAGTTGGATCAGTTCTAGCTTCTATCAGTTCTTTCAAAAAT TCGTTGATAACGAAGGGCGAGTATGATGAATTTGGTCCGTCAATTGTCCACAAGAAGTGTTTCTAA